From a single Amphiprion ocellaris isolate individual 3 ecotype Okinawa chromosome 18, ASM2253959v1, whole genome shotgun sequence genomic region:
- the LOC111579054 gene encoding myosin light chain kinase, smooth muscle-like isoform X1, with amino-acid sequence MEKDGRKPKTFVSTFRLALKPQKQPIGVKKQRENGLDATNRTLMGNNKPGIPSATDSRQTKAQSLEVPHFKEPLRDCTVRDGSDATFQGVITGSQPLSISWLHNGEKLHSNKTSFKNSIASLSLSECSLVNAGTYTCIAENAAGKLSSSASLHITATKEILSTNHHEVTSKAASLGNTGLSSASKGESKKEKDKVSTGIKDNNPQTKVSTSKGPPVEFLDPPEQVEVRVGEQARLRCEFRSSSTPVACCWIYNRDKVVAGCQRISVNSTKTQSSIEISHAVPEDTGLYTVVVRNRTGSAQHTVSLSVIDRPDPPASHPVVSQLSTSSLVLSWTGPSYDGGTAVLGYIVEASQGGPDSPSSWTQLISRCKNTSHHIRSGLEPQGQYRFRVRAYNSAGTSEPSQESDFVKMATAKEKKEEPESYITVITDTKHKIKEHYDVHEKLGVGKFGDVHRLTHKETGQVCAGKFYRARSSKEKATARKEIELMNKLHHPKLVQCLAAYDTRSELVMVMEYIEGGELFERIVDENFEHTEPTSARYMQQILEGMQYVHKQNIVHLDLKPENIVCVDTTGTRIKIIDFGLASELEEGKPLMVLHGTPEFVAPEVINYEPVGLETDMWSIGVICFILLSGESPFQGNSDAETFTLVTAARYEFDEESFEDISDQAKDFISSLLKKDCRGRLSCTEALAHPWMASFTPLSRRPTKSLNKEKMRHFLAKRKWKKTGKAVLALQRMANLSSRPDSPGSSSEEPGWSQEAEEAIQSLEKQLHIEPRFQQALKDATLPKGATAQLTCLVNGYPQPEVKWLQNEKPVSESCRVTMEQQEDGRCSLVLADLEPSDSGVYVCRASNKLGEAMCSAKLKVEQ; translated from the exons ATGGAGAAAGACGGTAGGAAACCGAAGACCTTTGTGTCCACCTTCCGGTTGGCCCTCAAGCCTCAAAAGCAACCTATCGGTgtgaagaagcagagagagaatgGACTGGATGCAACAAACAGGACTTTGATGGGAAACAACAAACCGGGAATCCCATCTGCAACAG ATTCCAGGCAGACAAAAGCTCAGAGTCTGGAAGTGCCTCACTTCAAAGAACCACTCAGGGACTGTACAGTCCGTGATGGAAGTGATGCTACTTTTCAAGGTGTTATCACCGGAAGTCAACCTCTGAGCATTTCCTGGCTACACAATG GTGAGAAGTTGCATTCAAATAAGACTTCATTCAAAAATAGTATTGCCAGTCTAAGCCTGTCTGAGTGTTCACTTGTAAATGCTGGTACGTACACCTGCATAGCTGAGAATGCTGCAGGAAAACTGTCAAGCAGTGCTTCATTACACATCACAG CAACAAAGGAAATCCTCAGTACAAACCACCATGAGGTCACATCTAAGGCTGCGTCACTCGGTAACACAGGATTGTCCTCAGCTTCTAAAGGAGAaagcaaaaaggaaaaggaCAAAG TCTCCACAGGTATCAAAGATAACAACCCTCAAACAAAAGTCTCCACCAGCAAAG GGCCTCCGGTGGAGTTTCTGGACCCACCTGAGCAGGTGGAGGTTCGAGTGGGCGAACAGGCCCGACTACGCTGTGAGTTCAGGAGCAGCTCCACACCTGTGGCCTGTTGCTGGATTTACAACAGAGACAAG GTGGTAGCAGGATGCCAACGGATTTCAGTCAACAGCACCAAGACACAGAGCAGCATTGAGATCTCTCACGCCGTTCCAGAAGACACAGGATTGTACACTGTTGTTGTACGAAACAGAACCGGATCCGCTCAGCACACAGTTTCCCTCAGTGTCATAG ACCGGCCTGATCCGCCAGCATCCCATCCTGTTGTTTCCCAGCTGTCCACCTCATCCCTGGTCCTGTCCTGGACTGGTCCCAGCTACGACGGAGGCACAGCTGTGTTGGGTTACATCGTAGAGGCCAGTCAAGGAGGTCCAGACAGTCCTAGTAGCTGGACTCAACTAATAAGCCGCTGTAAGAACACGTCCCACCACATCCGCTCGGGCCTGGAACCTCAGGGGCAGTACCGCTTCCGAGTCAGAGCTTACAACTCGGCGGGGACCAGTGAACCGAGCCAGGAGTCCGACTTTGTGAAGATGGCAACTGCAA aggaaaagaaagaagagccAGAGTCGTACATCACAGTGATCACAGACACCAAACATAAAATCAAGGAGCACTACGATGTGCATGAGAAGCTGGGAGT TGGAAAATTTGGCGATGTGCACCGACTGACCCACAAAGAGACAGGCCAGGTGTGCGCGGGAAAGTTCTACCGAGCCCGGTCCTCCAAGGAGAAGGCGACAGCTCGCAAGGAGATCGAACTGATGAACAAGCTTCACCACCCGAAACTTGTGCAGTGTCTGGCTGCCTACGATACCCGGTCTGAGCTGGTCATGGTCATGGAGTA cATTGAAGGCGGCGAGCTCTTTGAACGCATCGTGGATGAGAACTTCGAGCACACGGAGCCCACCAGTGCCCGCTACATGCAGCAGATCCTGGAGGGCATGCAGTACGTCCACAAGCAGAACATCGTCCACCTGGACCTCAAACCAGAGAACATCGTCTGCGTGGACACGACTGGTACACGGATCAAGATCATCGACTTTGGCTTGGCGAGTGAACTGG AGGAGGGTAAACCTCTGATGGTGCTGCACGGTACGCCTGAGTTTGTGGCCCCCGAGGTGATCAACTATGAGCCTGTGGGCCTGGAGACCGACATGTGGAGCATTGGAGTCATCTGCTTCATCTT GCTCAGTGGAGAATCCCCCTTCCAGGGAAACAGTGATGCTGAGACTTTTACTCTTGTGACTGCTGCCCGTTACGAGTTCGATGAGGAGAGTTTTGAGGACATCTCGGATCAAGCTAAAGACTTTATCAGCTCGCTGCTAAAGAAAGATTGCAG AGGCAGGTTATCTTGTACCGAAGCCCTCGCTCACCCTTGGATGGCCTCTTTCACCCCTCTGAGCCGCAGACCCACCAAGTCCCTCAATAAGGAGAAGATGAGACATTTTCTGGCCAAGCGCAAGTGGAAG AAAACTGGCAAGGCTGTTTTGGCCCTACAGCGAATGGCTAACCTCTCCAGCAGGCCAGACTCTCCTGGCAGCTCCTCAGAGG AGCCAGGCTGGAGCcaggaggcagaggaggccATCCAGTCGCTGGAGAAGCAGCTTCACATCGAGCCTCGCTTCCAGCAGGCCCTGAAGGACGCCACCCTTCCCAAGGGAGCCACCGCTCAGCTAACATGCCTTGTCAATG GTTACCCGCAGCCGGAGGTGAAGTGGCTTCAGAATGAGAAGCCGGTGTCTGAATCGTGCAGAGTGACCATGGAGCAACAAGAAGACGGACGCTGCTCTCTGGTTCTGGCTGATCTGGAGCCTTCAGACTCCGGGGTTTATGTGTGCAGAGCCAGTAACAAGCTGGGGGAAGCGATGTGCTCTGCCAAACTCAAAGTGGAGCAGTGA